In Rhizobium glycinendophyticum, the DNA window ATCTTGTCCATGAAAACGGGAAGTGCAAGCCAAAAGCGCGTGCTTAGGAGCGCTTTGCTTTCATCGTGACAATTTGTGCCAAGATGAGAGCCAGCGGAAAACGGCTCCAGAACGGTACCCTTATCACAGGAAGATCGATGTCACGCAAAAGCGAAAGCCGTTCGTCCTCCGGCGGCAGGCGAGGACTGTCCGCAGAGACCACAGGAGAGATAACAAAATGGAGTTCTGCTTCCTCGATACTATCGAGAACAACGATGCCGCTGTAGCGCAACTCGATCAGGCCATGGATCGCCGCCGGCCTCTGCCCGAAAGTCCGTTCGTTTCGGCGCGACAGAAAAACCTGATCGTCTGAGACGAGCGCCGCGGAAAGACCGCGAAGACTGGCCTCAGCCAGGCAGTCAAATGCAAGGGCAGACTTTCCGCTGCCGGACGGGCCGATGAACAGCAGCCCAGTGCCATCGACCACAATGGCCGTGCCGTGCACATTGGACGGCTCGCCGCTCAATTGCCGATCTCGACAGGCAAGGACAGGATGAAGCGGGCCCCCGTGACGCGACCCCCTTTGCCATCGAGGACGTTCTCCGCGCGCAGCGTACCGCCGTGGGCTTCCGCGATCTGGCGGCTGATGGAAAGGCCCAGACCCGAATTTTGGCCGAAGCTCTCGCCCTCGGGCCGGTCGGTGTAAAACCGCTCGAAGATCCGGTCGATATCTTCCGCCTGAATACCCGGTCCGTTGTCTTCCACCTGAATCAGGCAGCGTGTGCGTGTGCGCGAAAGACGGACCGTGATGCAGCCACCCTGTTCTGGCACGAAAGAGCGGGCATTTTCGATAAGATTGGTGACGATCTGTCCGAGCCGCAGATCATGTCCATTGACGATGAAGCCCTGCCTGGAGCCTGGCTTCTGATCGATCACATAGTCAATCTTTACAGCCTTCTTGCCGTGTCGGATTTCCCGGGAGATATCGACAAGGCTTGAGAGCAGGATTTCCAGATCAACCGGCTTTGCATCCGAGCGCGCCAGTTCCGCGTCGAGTCTTGATGCGTCGGAGATGTCGCTGATCAGTCGATCCAGCCTGCGAACATCGTGTTGGATGATATCCATCAGCCGCTGCCGGGATTCCGGCGTTTTCGCCAGGGGAAGGGTTTCCACGGCAGAGCGCAACGACGTCAGCGGGTTCTTGAGTTCATGACTGACGTCGGCGGCAAAGCTTTCGATCGCGTCGATACGGTCGTAAAGTGCTGTCGTCATCTCGCGCAGCGCAATTGACAGATTGCCGATCTCGTCCTGACGGACGGAGAAGTCAGGGATCTCTTCGCGCTCCTTGGCGCCGCGGCGCACCCGGATTGCAGCGGCTGAAAGCCTGCGCAAGGGATTTGCTATCGTCGAGGACAACAGTAGCGACACGACAATATTGACAAGCGTTGCCACTCCAAAGACGCGCAGGATGGCCAGACGTTCGGCATGAACGATTTTGTCGATATCGCCTGCCTGGGTAGACAGCAGCAAGACACCGAGAACGGCACGCGAGCGTTGCACAGGGACGGCGACGGAGACGATCAGCTCGCCCTGATCGGTGACCCGAACCACCGCACCACGAACGCCAGTCAGCGCATTCATCACTTCCGGGTAAATCGATCCATCTCCGCCCGGCGCTTCCTTATAGATGGGAAGGTTGCCGGGTTGCAGGATGGTATTGAACATCCGGGTAATCCAGTCGGTCAGGCTGGACGTGTCGTTGTCCACCGGCGGCAGGTCAAAACGCAGCACTTGGCCGCGAGAATAAAGATGCCGCGAATCCAACAGCAGATTGGCATCAGCATCGAAGAGCCGGGCGCGGATGCGGGTCGGTGAGATCAGCCGCCGGAGAACGGGAGCGACCCGTTCCGGATTGATCGGGAACTCGAGGTCCTCGTCATTGGGGACCGGCGTGATGCTTTGCCCGGCCTGAAGCTCCAGCAGCTTTTCCGGATCAATGGTGATGGAGTTCGTGTCGACCGAGGCGGATGCCGAAACCGCAGCGGCGATGATTTCGCCTTGCGTCAGAAGGCTTTCGACGCGCGCATCGATCAGACCCTCGCGAAACTGGTTGAGATACATGATCCCGCCGACCAGCACGATCAGCGCAGCGAGGTTGAAGAAGACGATCCGGCGCGTCAGGCTGGAAAACAGCGCGTGGCCGAAGATCCGTCGGATGAGAATGAAGGGATGGGAAAACAGCCGTCGCTGTTCGGAGCCGCCCTCCAGCTCCTCCAATGCCCCATCTTCAATCTGCCTGGCCAAGTCTCACCCTTTCACCCGTGCCGCTTAAATCTGCAACTCCATTCGCGGCAGATCGGCGAGGCCGGGAGCTTAAGCCGCCTCGCGGAAGCGGTAGCCCACACCATAGAGGGTTTCAATCATATCGAAGTCGGTGTCGACCATTTTGAACTTCTTGCGCAAGCGCTTGATGTGGCTGTCGATCGTCCTGTCGTCGACATAAACCTGTTCGTCATAAGCCGCATCCATCAAGGCGTCACGGCTCTTGACCACGCCCGGACGCTGCGCAAGCGACTGGAGAATCAGGAATTCCGTAACGGTGAGGGTGACGGGATCGCCCTTCCAGGTGCAAGTGTGGCGCTCTTGGTCCATGACCAGCTGACCACGTTCCAGCGTGCGTGCCTGCTGCTCAGAGCCGGGCTTGGCAGAGGCTCCGCCGGTCGCAGCCAGATTCTCCCGGCTTGCCGCACGACGTAGAATGGCCTTCACCCGCTCCACCAGCAGGCGCTGGGAGAAGGGCTTGGTGATGAAATCATCCGCACCCATCTTCAGGCCGAACAGTTCATCGATCTCTTCGTCCTTGGAAGTGAGAAAAATCACTGGAATATCGGACTTCTGCCTCAGCCTGCGCAGCAGCTCCATCCCGTCCATGCGAGGCATCTTGATATCGAAGATCGCAAGCTGCGGGGGCCGTGCCAGGAGGCCATCAAGGGCCGATGCGCCGTCGGTATAGGTTTCGACCTTATAGCCTTCGGCTTCGAGCGCGATCGAGACGGATGTCAGAATGTTGCGGTCGTCATCCACCAGGGCGATCGTCTGCATAATGTAACTCTCCATCATATCTTAAGCGCTGCTCCTGGCTCTACCCCAGCCCAGCTCCGGTTTCACGGCAGTGCTTCATGAGGATAAAGGTGGAACAAATTGTGGCAAAGGGAAAGGTAGGGCGGGTCGAAAAGAGTGTTTGCCTCCTCTGTGGAGCGTCCAGAGCAGTCGCGGACTGACGGAATATAACGGGAACTAAACGATTTAAACTGGCTGTTCCGTGTTTTAAATCGATTAAATGATTGATATTGTTGATTATTTTCGAACGCTACCTTGCGCCGCGTCCGTCTTCGATCTATGTTTTTCCCATCGGAGAGGTGGCCCATACGAGAGGACGGCGCATCATGGAGGAATTCGGCATCAGAAACCTGGCGACAGGTCTCGCAGAAGCTGGCTTGGGAAGGGCCGCGAGCGTTCGCTACAACCTTCTTGAGGGTGCGCTCTACGAAGAGGCGATTCGTCGGGGTGAGGCGGAGCTGACGGCCGATGGCGCATTGCGCGCCCTCACGGGGCAACACACCGGCCGTTCTGCGAAGGACAAGTTCGTCGTGCGCGACGACAAGACCGTGGACCAGATCTGGTGGGACAACAACAAACCGTTGTCGCCGGAGCATTTCCGTGTGCTGCATCAGGACATGCTGGCTCATGCGGCCGGCAAGGACCTCTTCGTACAGGACTTGATTGGCGGAGCGGACGCGGACAATGCCCTTCCCACACGCGTTGTCACAGAATTTGCCTGGCACTCTCTGTTCATCCGCAATCTGCTGATCCGCCCGGAGCGCGAGGCCTTGAAAAGCTTTGTGCCTAAGCTGACGATCATCGATCTACCGAGCTTCCGCGCAGATCCGGCCCGTCATGGATGCCGAACCGAGACGGTCATCGCCTGTGATCTCACCAATGGCCTCGTGCTGATCGGTGGCACCTCCTATGCCGGCGAGATGAAGAAGTCGGTCTTCACGGTGCTCAACTACCTCCTGCCGCCGAAGGGCGTTATGCCGATGCATTGCTCGGCCAATGTCGGTCCTGACGGTGACGCGGCCGTCTTCTTCGGTCTGTCGGGCACCGGCAAGACCACGCTCTCGGCCGATCCCAGCCGGACGCTCATCGGTGACGACGAACACGGCTGGGGCGAGAACGGTATCTTCAATTTTGAAGGTGGCTGCTACGCCAAGACGATCCGTCTGTCGGCTGAGGCCGAACCAGAAATCTATGCAACGACAAAGCGCTTCGGAACCGTTCTTGAAAACGTTGTTCTGAATGAAGACCGGGTTCCGGACTTCAACGACGGGTCGCTGACGGAAAATACGCGTTGTGCTTATCCGCTGCATTTCATCCCGAATGCTTCGGAGACCGGTCGCGCACCACATCCGAAAACAATCATCATGCTGACGGCAGATGCTTTCGGCGTGCTGCCCCCGATTGCCAAGCTGACGCCCGAGCAGGCCATGTACCACTTCCTGTCCGGCTACACCGCCAAGGTCGCCGGTACGGAAAAGGGTGTCACGGAGCCGGAAGCGACCTTCTCGACCTGCTTCGGGGCGCCGTTCATGCCGCGCCATCCGACCGAGTACGGCAACCTGCTGCGCGACCTGATCGCTAGCCACCAGGTCGATTGCTGGTTGGTCAATACCGGCTGGACGGGCGGCGCTTTCGGTACTGGTAACCGCATGCCGATTAAGGCGACCCGTGCGCTTTTGACGGCCGCGCTAACCGGAGAGTTGAAGAAGGTCGATATGCGCACCGACGCCAATTTCGGCTTCGCCGTCCCCGTTGCCGTCGCTGGCGTCGATACCAAGATCCTCGACCCGCGTTCGACTTGGGCCGATGGACAGGCCTACGATAGCCAGGCGAAAAAGCTGGTTGGCATGTTCATCGACAACTTCGCCAAGTTTGAAGCCCATGTCGATGGCAAGGTGCGCGACGCAGCCCCGGGTATCCGGATCGCTGCCGAATAAGGTGACCAGACACTACCCACAAGAGCCCGGCGAATAGCCGGGCTCTTGCGTTGGGCTTGCCTTCTGAAAAGACCCGGCCGATATGAGGTCGGACAAAGGAAGAACCGACGACATGGCCAGCGACCCCCTTCAGATCAACAGCCGCATCATCATCGCGGGATGGGAGCTCACGGAACAATTCGTTCTGGCGGGAGGCGCTGGCGGTCAACACGTCAACAAGGTCTCAACGGCGGTTCAGCTCTTCTTCAATCTCATGGGCTCGCCGTCGCTCAGCGACCGGGTCAAGGAAAACGCGGCAAAGCTCGCGGGCAAGCGCCTGTCGAAAGAGGGCGTCCTGATGCTGGAAGCCAGCCGCTATCGCAGTCAGGAGCGCAACCGCGAGGACGCGCGTGAACGACTAAAGGAACTGATCCTTGAAGCGGCCAAGCCCCCACCGCCCGCGCGCAAGAAGACGAAACCGACGAAAGGCTCCATTGAGCGACGCCTGAAGGAAAAATCGGGTCGCGCCGACGTCAAGAAGATGCGGAGCAAACCTGCGGGAGATTGAGGATGACGAGCACAGCGAAGGAACTGAACCTGTCGCCAGGTCTGCGCTATCTTCCGGGTCGGCTAGACCGTGAGGTTCAGGAGCGCCTGGTCGAGCAAATCCGCGCCGTCGTCGAGCAAGCGCCCCTTTACATCCCTGTCATGCCGGGCAGTGGTCGTCCGATGTCGGTGCGCATGACCAATTGCGGTCCGCTCGGCTGGGTAACCGATAAGGAAAGGGGTTATCGCTATCAGTCGACGCACCCAGTGACGAACCAGCCCTGGCCAGAAATTCCGCACGTCCTGCTCGATCTCTGGCGTGATCTGTCGGGATATTCCAAGGACCCCGAGGCTTGCCTCGTCAACTTTTATGCCGATGACGCCAAAATGGGGCTTCATCAGGATCGCGATGAGACGGATCTTCTGGCGCCGGTGCTGTCAATATCGCTTGGGAATACCTGCCTGTTTAGGATCGGCGGGCTCTCCCGGACTGACCGAACGAAATCCCTTAAGCTGGAAAGCGGCGATATCTTCGTTCTAGGCGGGGAAGGTCGTCTTTGCTTTCATGGCGTCGATCGAATCTATCCCGGTACATCGACACTCCTGAAATCAGGTGGGCGCATCAATCTGACACTGCGCCGCGTCAATCCATAGCCGGCGATAGATCGCCTACAGTTTTCTGAGAGCAACCGTCTCGACGAGGTGGTTGTCACCCTTGCGCAGGATGAGGTCCGCCCTCGGACGGGTCGGCAGGATGTTTTCACGCAGGTTCTTGAGGTTGATATTGGCCCAGAGGCCCTCCGCGATTTCCTTCGCCTCGTCGACGCTGATCGTCGCGTAGCGATGGAAATAGGAATTCGGATCGCGGAATGCCGTCTGCCGCAGTTTCATGAACCGGTCGACATACCAGCGATG includes these proteins:
- the arfB gene encoding alternative ribosome rescue aminoacyl-tRNA hydrolase ArfB, yielding MASDPLQINSRIIIAGWELTEQFVLAGGAGGQHVNKVSTAVQLFFNLMGSPSLSDRVKENAAKLAGKRLSKEGVLMLEASRYRSQERNREDARERLKELILEAAKPPPPARKKTKPTKGSIERRLKEKSGRADVKKMRSKPAGD
- a CDS encoding HPr kinase/phosphorylase: MSGEPSNVHGTAIVVDGTGLLFIGPSGSGKSALAFDCLAEASLRGLSAALVSDDQVFLSRRNERTFGQRPAAIHGLIELRYSGIVVLDSIEEAELHFVISPVVSADSPRLPPEDERLSLLRDIDLPVIRVPFWSRFPLALILAQIVTMKAKRS
- a CDS encoding alpha-ketoglutarate-dependent dioxygenase AlkB family protein, with the translated sequence MTSTAKELNLSPGLRYLPGRLDREVQERLVEQIRAVVEQAPLYIPVMPGSGRPMSVRMTNCGPLGWVTDKERGYRYQSTHPVTNQPWPEIPHVLLDLWRDLSGYSKDPEACLVNFYADDAKMGLHQDRDETDLLAPVLSISLGNTCLFRIGGLSRTDRTKSLKLESGDIFVLGGEGRLCFHGVDRIYPGTSTLLKSGGRINLTLRRVNP
- a CDS encoding phosphoenolpyruvate carboxykinase codes for the protein MEEFGIRNLATGLAEAGLGRAASVRYNLLEGALYEEAIRRGEAELTADGALRALTGQHTGRSAKDKFVVRDDKTVDQIWWDNNKPLSPEHFRVLHQDMLAHAAGKDLFVQDLIGGADADNALPTRVVTEFAWHSLFIRNLLIRPEREALKSFVPKLTIIDLPSFRADPARHGCRTETVIACDLTNGLVLIGGTSYAGEMKKSVFTVLNYLLPPKGVMPMHCSANVGPDGDAAVFFGLSGTGKTTLSADPSRTLIGDDEHGWGENGIFNFEGGCYAKTIRLSAEAEPEIYATTKRFGTVLENVVLNEDRVPDFNDGSLTENTRCAYPLHFIPNASETGRAPHPKTIIMLTADAFGVLPPIAKLTPEQAMYHFLSGYTAKVAGTEKGVTEPEATFSTCFGAPFMPRHPTEYGNLLRDLIASHQVDCWLVNTGWTGGAFGTGNRMPIKATRALLTAALTGELKKVDMRTDANFGFAVPVAVAGVDTKILDPRSTWADGQAYDSQAKKLVGMFIDNFAKFEAHVDGKVRDAAPGIRIAAE
- a CDS encoding response regulator transcription factor; amino-acid sequence: MQTIALVDDDRNILTSVSIALEAEGYKVETYTDGASALDGLLARPPQLAIFDIKMPRMDGMELLRRLRQKSDIPVIFLTSKDEEIDELFGLKMGADDFITKPFSQRLLVERVKAILRRAASRENLAATGGASAKPGSEQQARTLERGQLVMDQERHTCTWKGDPVTLTVTEFLILQSLAQRPGVVKSRDALMDAAYDEQVYVDDRTIDSHIKRLRKKFKMVDTDFDMIETLYGVGYRFREAA
- a CDS encoding sensor histidine kinase, with product MARQIEDGALEELEGGSEQRRLFSHPFILIRRIFGHALFSSLTRRIVFFNLAALIVLVGGIMYLNQFREGLIDARVESLLTQGEIIAAAVSASASVDTNSITIDPEKLLELQAGQSITPVPNDEDLEFPINPERVAPVLRRLISPTRIRARLFDADANLLLDSRHLYSRGQVLRFDLPPVDNDTSSLTDWITRMFNTILQPGNLPIYKEAPGGDGSIYPEVMNALTGVRGAVVRVTDQGELIVSVAVPVQRSRAVLGVLLLSTQAGDIDKIVHAERLAILRVFGVATLVNIVVSLLLSSTIANPLRRLSAAAIRVRRGAKEREEIPDFSVRQDEIGNLSIALREMTTALYDRIDAIESFAADVSHELKNPLTSLRSAVETLPLAKTPESRQRLMDIIQHDVRRLDRLISDISDASRLDAELARSDAKPVDLEILLSSLVDISREIRHGKKAVKIDYVIDQKPGSRQGFIVNGHDLRLGQIVTNLIENARSFVPEQGGCITVRLSRTRTRCLIQVEDNGPGIQAEDIDRIFERFYTDRPEGESFGQNSGLGLSISRQIAEAHGGTLRAENVLDGKGGRVTGARFILSLPVEIGN